A region from the Variovorax sp. V93 genome encodes:
- a CDS encoding amino acid ABC transporter permease, which produces MNYQFQFDAVFAAWPLLLKGTWITIQLSLVATLLGLVVAIFCAWGKTSGPGWLRFIVNAYIEVIRNTPFLVQLFFFFFALPAIGLRWSPQTAALVAMVVNLGAYATEIIRAGIESIPKGQIEAGRALNLKPWEIFRFVIIKPALKAIYPALTSQFILLMLSSAVVSVISADDLTSVAANLQSQTFRSFEIYIVVAAIYLALALAFSAMFKLIYKRTLNYPDRR; this is translated from the coding sequence ATGAACTACCAGTTTCAATTCGACGCCGTCTTCGCTGCCTGGCCGCTGCTGCTCAAGGGCACCTGGATCACGATCCAGCTCTCGCTCGTGGCCACGCTGCTGGGCCTGGTGGTCGCGATTTTTTGCGCCTGGGGCAAGACCTCGGGGCCGGGCTGGCTGCGCTTCATCGTCAACGCCTACATCGAGGTGATCCGCAACACGCCGTTCCTCGTGCAGCTGTTCTTCTTTTTCTTCGCGCTGCCGGCCATCGGGCTGCGCTGGTCGCCGCAGACGGCCGCGCTGGTGGCCATGGTGGTGAACCTCGGCGCCTACGCCACGGAAATCATCCGCGCGGGCATCGAGTCGATTCCCAAGGGGCAGATCGAGGCGGGCCGGGCGCTCAACCTCAAGCCCTGGGAGATCTTCCGCTTCGTGATCATCAAGCCCGCGCTCAAGGCCATTTACCCGGCGCTCACGAGCCAGTTCATTTTGCTGATGCTGAGCTCGGCCGTGGTGTCGGTCATCTCGGCCGACGACCTGACCTCGGTGGCGGCCAACCTGCAGTCGCAGACCTTCCGCAGCTTCGAGATCTACATCGTGGTGGCCGCCATCTACCTGGCGCTGGCGCTGGCCTTCTCGGCGATGTTCAAGCTGATCTACAAGCGCACGCTCAATTACCCGGACCGCCGGTAG
- a CDS encoding cysteine hydrolase family protein, producing the protein MKTAVLVIDMQRGLYDDLPRPHEAAEVAQRINGLTARARAAGVPVAFIQHENAVDLEFDSERWQLSGALEVDPRDTKIRKATADSFLRTPLQAWLAGHGVQCVVICGYSSEFCVDTTARRAAALGYEVVLAADAHTSHDKPHATGDFIRAHHNATLSDITSFGVPIRAVPSAKIVF; encoded by the coding sequence ATGAAAACTGCCGTTCTCGTCATCGACATGCAGCGTGGCCTCTATGACGACCTGCCGCGTCCCCACGAGGCTGCCGAGGTTGCGCAGCGGATCAATGGCCTCACCGCGCGTGCCCGTGCCGCGGGCGTGCCGGTGGCTTTCATCCAGCACGAGAACGCCGTCGACCTCGAATTCGATTCCGAGCGCTGGCAGCTTTCCGGCGCGCTGGAGGTCGATCCGCGCGACACCAAGATCCGCAAGGCCACGGCCGATTCGTTCCTGCGCACGCCGCTGCAAGCATGGCTCGCGGGGCATGGGGTGCAGTGCGTGGTGATCTGCGGCTACTCGTCGGAGTTCTGCGTGGACACCACCGCGCGGCGTGCCGCTGCGCTGGGCTACGAGGTCGTGCTCGCGGCCGACGCGCACACTTCGCACGACAAGCCGCACGCCACCGGCGACTTCATCCGCGCCCACCACAACGCCACGCTGTCGGATATCACGAGCTTCGGCGTGCCGATCCGCGCGGTGCCCAGCGCGAAGATCGTGTTCTGA
- a CDS encoding triacylglycerol lipase, with protein MSSNRYPIIYVRGYAMTEAERDDTAADPFCGFNVGSTVYRATVKKDAPAQKFVFESPVVRLLADFQYQSVYQNGLDILDNDWKPSPDETGKDVDGIPAASIVIYRYYDSGSELLGDGKSRDVKVYAQGLSKLILRVRDLVALREGPAFAAADFRCYLVAHSMGGLVVRAFLQNPALGDAAARACVDKVFTYATPHNGIDMGGINVPAWLTANEMNTFNRERMSEFLATAPVDGRMDYLPAAAFPAERFFCMVGSNRGDYEAAKGLSRMFAGHGSDGLVRIENASLWSIDDAKRSKPVATAYAFRSHSGYFGIVNSEEAYQNLVRFLFGDVRVDLWFEVEGVTLPPDLPKDADIDALYQVELLAAPRGKRWYLSRRVAEEDSPACRTHKELTDPEKPERRSIYLSTVFLANKARVKQDRPTLAYAMTLGVRVPDYQVNKKFWLDGHYEGSSLFRDTLVIEIAPPRADDPAQNWNVKYGWQTDTAGQASLPISPKQLADGKLQFIVPLSSLGAAPAAPGISGKVRLEVSAWS; from the coding sequence ATGAGCAGCAACCGCTATCCCATCATCTACGTGCGCGGCTATGCCATGACAGAGGCCGAGCGCGACGACACCGCCGCCGATCCGTTCTGCGGATTCAACGTGGGCTCCACGGTCTACCGCGCCACCGTGAAGAAGGATGCGCCGGCGCAGAAGTTCGTCTTCGAATCGCCGGTGGTGCGCCTCCTGGCCGACTTCCAGTACCAGAGCGTCTACCAGAACGGCCTGGACATTCTCGACAACGACTGGAAGCCTTCGCCCGATGAAACCGGCAAGGACGTGGACGGCATTCCGGCCGCATCGATCGTCATCTACCGCTACTACGACAGCGGATCCGAATTGCTCGGCGATGGCAAGTCGCGCGACGTGAAGGTGTATGCGCAGGGTCTGAGCAAGCTGATCCTTCGCGTGCGCGACCTGGTGGCGCTGCGCGAGGGTCCCGCTTTTGCAGCGGCCGATTTCCGCTGCTACCTGGTGGCGCATTCGATGGGCGGGCTGGTGGTGCGTGCCTTCCTGCAGAACCCGGCGCTCGGCGATGCGGCGGCGCGCGCCTGCGTCGACAAGGTGTTCACCTACGCCACGCCGCACAACGGCATCGACATGGGCGGCATCAACGTGCCGGCCTGGCTCACGGCCAACGAGATGAACACCTTCAACCGCGAGCGCATGTCGGAGTTCCTGGCCACGGCGCCGGTCGACGGCCGCATGGACTACCTGCCGGCGGCCGCGTTTCCGGCCGAGCGCTTCTTCTGCATGGTGGGCTCCAACCGCGGCGATTACGAGGCCGCCAAGGGCCTCTCGCGCATGTTCGCGGGCCACGGCAGCGACGGACTGGTGCGCATCGAGAACGCCTCGCTCTGGTCCATCGACGATGCGAAGCGCAGCAAGCCGGTGGCCACCGCCTACGCCTTTCGTTCGCATTCGGGCTACTTCGGCATCGTCAATTCCGAGGAGGCCTACCAGAACCTGGTGCGTTTTCTCTTCGGCGACGTGCGCGTCGATCTCTGGTTCGAGGTCGAGGGCGTGACCCTGCCGCCCGACTTGCCCAAGGACGCCGATATCGACGCGCTCTACCAGGTCGAGCTTTTGGCCGCGCCCCGCGGCAAGCGCTGGTACCTGAGCCGGCGCGTGGCCGAAGAGGATTCGCCCGCCTGCCGCACGCACAAGGAACTGACCGACCCCGAGAAGCCCGAGCGCCGCTCGATCTATCTCTCGACCGTGTTCCTCGCCAACAAGGCGCGCGTGAAGCAGGACCGGCCGACGCTGGCCTACGCGATGACGCTCGGCGTGCGCGTGCCCGACTACCAGGTGAACAAGAAGTTCTGGCTCGACGGCCATTACGAAGGCAGCTCGCTGTTCCGCGACACGCTGGTGATCGAGATCGCGCCGCCCCGGGCCGACGACCCGGCGCAGAACTGGAACGTGAAGTACGGCTGGCAGACAGACACCGCGGGGCAGGCGTCGCTGCCGATCAGCCCGAAGCAGCTGGCCGACGGCAAGCTGCAGTTCATCGTGCCGCTGTCGAGCCTGGGCGCGGCACCGGCGGCGCCCGGCATCAGCGGCAAGGTGCGGCTGGAGGTGAGCGCCTGGAGTTGA
- a CDS encoding MBL fold metallo-hydrolase, producing MISFLKHRLRSYGTSLFAAGCALVAGCSSNSGCEARYDASPQFKGCSFQNLPNPDVLPSASGWRIWSRFIVGDKVGTVPVDPIPVRMLATADLEALDPKANHVVRLGHSSHLLKLQGKYWLIDPVFSERASPFTFVGPKRFHKPPLTLEQLPPIEGLILSHDHYDHLDVATIEYLAQRVQRYFVPLGVRARLVAMGVPAERVTELDWWQGGEHGGVKLTATPAQHFSGRTLTDRDRTLWASWVVQSGGQRIFYSGDSGYFAGFKQIGERFGGFDLALMENGAYDAYWPAVHMTPEQSVQAFEDLRGKVLYSVHNSTFDLAFHTWHDPLDRIADLSQAKKIELATPVIGEVLTVGKARTNERWWQGLR from the coding sequence ATGATCTCCTTTCTGAAGCACCGTCTTCGCAGTTATGGCACCTCGCTCTTTGCGGCCGGCTGCGCACTGGTCGCGGGCTGTTCCAGCAACAGCGGATGCGAGGCGCGCTACGACGCATCGCCGCAGTTCAAGGGCTGCAGCTTCCAGAACCTGCCGAATCCGGACGTGCTGCCTTCGGCCAGCGGCTGGCGGATCTGGTCACGCTTCATCGTCGGCGACAAGGTGGGCACCGTGCCGGTCGATCCGATTCCGGTGCGCATGCTGGCCACCGCCGACCTGGAAGCGCTCGACCCCAAGGCCAACCACGTGGTGCGGCTCGGCCATTCGTCGCACCTGCTCAAGCTGCAGGGCAAGTACTGGCTGATCGATCCCGTGTTCAGCGAGCGCGCATCGCCGTTCACCTTTGTGGGCCCCAAGCGCTTCCACAAGCCGCCGCTCACGCTCGAGCAGTTGCCGCCGATCGAAGGCCTGATCCTCTCGCACGACCACTACGACCACCTCGACGTGGCCACCATCGAGTACCTCGCGCAGCGCGTGCAGCGCTACTTCGTGCCGCTGGGCGTGCGCGCGCGGCTGGTGGCGATGGGCGTGCCCGCGGAGCGGGTGACGGAGCTCGACTGGTGGCAAGGCGGCGAGCACGGCGGCGTGAAGCTCACCGCCACGCCGGCGCAGCACTTCTCGGGCCGCACGCTGACCGACCGCGACCGCACGCTGTGGGCTTCATGGGTGGTGCAAAGCGGCGGCCAGCGCATCTTCTACAGCGGCGACTCAGGCTACTTTGCGGGCTTCAAGCAGATCGGCGAACGCTTCGGCGGCTTCGACCTGGCGCTGATGGAAAACGGCGCCTACGACGCCTACTGGCCCGCCGTCCACATGACGCCCGAGCAGAGCGTGCAGGCCTTCGAGGACCTGCGCGGCAAGGTGCTCTATTCGGTGCACAACAGCACCTTCGACCTCGCCTTCCACACCTGGCACGATCCGCTGGACCGCATTGCCGACCTGTCGCAGGCAAAGAAGATCGAGCTGGCCACGCCGGTGATCGGCGAAGTCCTGACCGTAGGCAAGGCGCGCACCAACGAGCGCTGGTGGCAGGGCCTGCGCTAG
- the parC gene encoding DNA topoisomerase IV subunit A, with the protein MDDSQPPLDLQGPTDGDTTLTLADYAQTAYLEYALSVVKGRALPDVSDGQKPVQRRILYSMSRMGLGFGGANGTVGAKPVKSARVVGDVLGRFHPHSDQAAYDALVRMAQDFSQRYPLVDGQGNFGSRDGDGAAAMRYTEARLARITSLLLDEIDEGTVDFIPNYDGSTEEPRLLPARLPFTLLNGASGIAVGLATEIPSHNLREIADACVALIKSNGKLSDEELLQIVPGPDYPGGAQIISGPADIADAYRTGRGSLKVRARWKIEDLARGQWQLVVNELPPGVSTQKVLEEIEEITNPKVKAGKKALSADQTQLKAAMLSVLDVVRDESSKDAAVRLVFEPKTSRISQEEFITTLLAQTSLETSSPINLTMVGIDGKPTQKSLRQMLNEWIAFREVTVEKRSRHRLGKVQDRIHILEGRQLVLLNIDEVIAIIRAAEDPKAALIARFNLSERQAEDILEIRLRQLARLEAIKIEQELKGLRDEQKKLEDILGSPAALRRLLVKEIEADAKTFEDPRRTLIQAEKRAVAELKVVDEPVTVIVSQKGWVRAQKGWASEKNGANGTAAPEYSFKSGDALYGAFECRSVDTLLVFGSAKDKSVRVYTVPVASLPGARGDGQPVTTLIELDAGTHVTHFFAGPVGASLLLANTGGYGFIATVENMMSRQRGGKAFIDVGEGEQLCRPSLVGGASGAEPMPAATHVACASTGGRILTFDIAELKSLPKGGRGLTLIDLDAKDTLAGAAAYTRSVKIEGIGRGGKERDETLEIRTLNNARGSRARKGKAADLGFKPTGIVRVL; encoded by the coding sequence ATGGACGACTCCCAACCTCCGCTCGATCTCCAGGGTCCCACCGACGGCGACACCACCCTCACGCTGGCCGACTACGCGCAGACCGCCTACCTCGAATACGCGCTCAGCGTGGTCAAGGGCCGCGCGCTGCCCGACGTGTCCGACGGGCAGAAGCCGGTGCAGCGGCGCATCCTGTATTCGATGTCGCGCATGGGCCTGGGCTTCGGCGGCGCCAACGGCACCGTGGGCGCCAAGCCGGTCAAGAGCGCGCGCGTGGTTGGCGACGTGCTCGGCCGCTTCCACCCGCACAGCGACCAGGCCGCCTATGACGCGCTGGTGCGCATGGCGCAGGACTTCTCGCAGCGCTATCCGCTGGTCGACGGCCAGGGCAACTTCGGCAGCCGCGACGGCGACGGCGCCGCGGCCATGCGCTACACCGAAGCGCGCCTGGCCCGCATCACCAGCCTGCTGCTCGACGAGATCGACGAAGGCACGGTCGACTTCATCCCCAACTACGACGGCAGCACCGAAGAGCCGCGCCTGCTGCCCGCACGCCTGCCTTTCACGCTGCTCAACGGCGCGAGCGGTATCGCGGTCGGCCTGGCCACCGAGATCCCGAGCCACAACCTGCGCGAGATCGCCGACGCCTGCGTGGCGCTGATCAAGTCGAACGGCAAGCTCAGCGACGAGGAACTGCTGCAGATCGTGCCCGGCCCCGACTACCCGGGCGGTGCGCAGATCATCAGCGGGCCGGCCGACATCGCCGACGCCTACCGCACCGGCCGCGGCTCGCTCAAGGTGCGCGCGCGCTGGAAGATCGAGGACCTCGCGCGCGGCCAGTGGCAATTGGTGGTCAACGAGCTGCCGCCGGGCGTCAGCACGCAGAAGGTGCTCGAGGAAATCGAGGAAATCACCAACCCGAAGGTCAAGGCCGGCAAGAAGGCGCTCTCCGCCGACCAGACCCAGCTCAAGGCCGCGATGCTCTCGGTGCTCGACGTGGTGCGCGACGAATCCAGCAAGGACGCCGCGGTGCGCCTGGTGTTCGAGCCCAAGACCTCGCGCATCAGCCAGGAAGAGTTCATTACCACGCTGCTCGCGCAGACCTCGCTCGAGACCTCGTCGCCGATCAATCTCACGATGGTGGGCATCGACGGCAAGCCCACGCAGAAGTCGCTGCGCCAGATGCTCAACGAGTGGATCGCGTTCCGCGAGGTCACGGTCGAGAAGCGCTCGCGGCACCGGCTGGGCAAGGTGCAGGACCGCATCCACATCCTCGAGGGCCGGCAGCTGGTGCTGCTGAACATCGACGAGGTGATCGCGATCATCCGCGCGGCGGAAGACCCGAAGGCCGCGCTCATCGCGCGCTTCAACCTCAGCGAACGCCAGGCCGAGGACATCCTCGAAATCCGGCTGCGCCAGCTCGCGCGGCTCGAAGCCATCAAGATCGAACAGGAGCTCAAGGGCCTGCGCGACGAGCAGAAGAAGCTCGAAGACATCCTCGGCAGCCCGGCGGCGCTGCGCCGCCTGCTGGTGAAGGAAATCGAGGCCGATGCCAAGACCTTCGAGGACCCGCGCCGCACGCTGATCCAGGCCGAGAAGCGCGCCGTGGCCGAACTGAAGGTGGTCGACGAGCCCGTGACCGTGATCGTCTCGCAGAAGGGCTGGGTGCGTGCGCAGAAGGGCTGGGCCAGCGAGAAGAACGGTGCCAACGGCACGGCGGCGCCCGAATACAGCTTCAAGTCCGGCGACGCGCTCTACGGCGCCTTCGAATGCCGCAGCGTCGACACGCTGCTGGTGTTTGGCTCCGCCAAGGACAAGTCGGTGCGCGTCTACACCGTGCCCGTGGCCTCGCTGCCCGGCGCGCGCGGCGACGGCCAGCCCGTGACCACGCTGATCGAGCTCGATGCCGGCACGCATGTCACTCACTTCTTCGCGGGCCCGGTAGGCGCCAGCCTGCTGCTGGCCAACACCGGCGGCTACGGCTTCATCGCCACCGTCGAGAACATGATGTCGCGCCAGCGCGGCGGCAAGGCCTTCATCGACGTGGGCGAGGGCGAGCAGCTCTGCCGCCCGTCGCTGGTGGGCGGCGCGAGCGGCGCGGAGCCGATGCCGGCCGCCACGCACGTGGCCTGCGCCTCGACCGGCGGCCGCATCCTGACCTTCGACATTGCCGAGCTCAAGAGCCTGCCCAAGGGCGGCCGCGGGCTCACGCTGATCGACCTCGACGCCAAGGACACGCTGGCGGGTGCCGCGGCCTACACGCGCAGCGTGAAGATCGAAGGCATCGGCCGCGGCGGCAAGGAGCGCGATGAAACCCTGGAAATCCGCACGCTCAACAATGCGCGCGGCAGCCGTGCGCGCAAGGGCAAGGCGGCCGACCTCGGCTTCAAGCCGACGGGCATCGTGCGGGTGCTGTGA
- a CDS encoding Kelch repeat-containing protein: MHRRSFVLATAACAVAGAARAQHAATHDTLPPASSSKEPYARLQGGVPHHMTPEQEAQRVTDSAAPAGPAGRWEPRAALPIPRSEMAWATAAQGRMHVVGGYGEGAVNRDYHHIYDPKADRWLDGAPLPRGANHVAVAADGDRVYALGGFVEQNRRSDTNAYVYEIAANRWSAIAPLPRPRGAAAAVMQGGVLHLIGGASEPAAERASVGWHEVYDPKADRWSSAKPLPGARDHVGCVAHGGQIHVIGGRFNTFEYNTDLHHVYLPARDTWELRAPLPTARSGHGLVVYRGRFFAMGGEGGFLVGGMPRQAKVFGQMESYDPVADSWQRHAPMPTPRHAVGAAVIGDWIYVAGGGAVLGGAVQSAVHEAFTLG, encoded by the coding sequence GTGCACCGCCGAAGCTTCGTTCTTGCGACTGCCGCCTGCGCGGTGGCCGGTGCCGCGCGCGCGCAGCACGCGGCCACGCATGACACGCTGCCGCCGGCGTCTTCGTCGAAGGAGCCCTACGCGCGGCTGCAGGGCGGCGTTCCGCATCACATGACGCCCGAGCAGGAAGCCCAGCGCGTCACGGACAGCGCCGCACCGGCCGGCCCGGCGGGGCGCTGGGAGCCGCGCGCGGCGCTGCCCATTCCGCGCAGCGAGATGGCCTGGGCCACCGCGGCGCAAGGGCGCATGCACGTGGTCGGCGGCTATGGCGAGGGCGCGGTCAACCGCGACTACCACCACATCTACGATCCCAAGGCCGACCGCTGGCTCGACGGCGCACCGCTGCCGCGCGGCGCCAACCACGTGGCGGTGGCGGCCGATGGCGACCGGGTCTACGCACTGGGCGGCTTCGTCGAGCAGAACCGCCGCTCCGACACCAACGCCTACGTCTACGAGATCGCCGCCAACCGCTGGAGTGCCATCGCACCGCTGCCACGCCCGCGCGGTGCCGCGGCCGCGGTGATGCAAGGCGGCGTGCTGCACCTGATCGGCGGCGCCTCCGAGCCTGCCGCCGAACGCGCGAGCGTCGGCTGGCACGAGGTCTACGACCCCAAGGCCGACCGCTGGTCCTCCGCCAAGCCGCTGCCCGGCGCGCGCGACCACGTGGGCTGCGTGGCGCACGGCGGCCAGATCCACGTGATCGGCGGGCGCTTCAACACCTTCGAATACAACACCGACCTGCACCACGTCTACCTGCCCGCGCGCGACACCTGGGAGCTGCGTGCGCCGCTGCCCACGGCGCGCTCGGGCCATGGCCTCGTGGTGTACCGCGGCCGCTTCTTCGCGATGGGCGGGGAAGGCGGCTTTCTGGTGGGCGGCATGCCGCGGCAGGCCAAGGTGTTCGGCCAGATGGAAAGCTACGATCCTGTGGCCGACAGCTGGCAGCGCCATGCGCCGATGCCCACGCCGCGCCATGCGGTGGGCGCCGCGGTGATCGGCGACTGGATTTACGTGGCCGGCGGCGGCGCGGTGCTCGGCGGCGCCGTGCAGTCCGCCGTACACGAGGCTTTCACACTGGGCTGA
- a CDS encoding lytic transglycosylase domain-containing protein — MRPLLLALLLCAQQGLAHAADVYGYIDSKGVAHFASEKIDERYQVFFRRGQSFDTAQGLAPFARGGRKLDGKVPQASQTLLALFEASPSYKTAKAALRDAANKHSIDYELLQALIATESGFDAQAVSPKGAMGLMQLMPATAQRYGVAADKRSTIEKKLFDPRVNIAAGSRYLRDLIAMFPGQIELALAAYNAGEGAVQRAGNKIPNYKETQNYVQTVLQLYAYLKPSAAGSSAVAGGSGRGGKTPGRIRMELTVPKGGALGRGNMPPDSPGAMPAMPDAPESSTVPDGGSDTPVS, encoded by the coding sequence ATGCGTCCGTTGCTCCTGGCCCTGCTGCTGTGCGCGCAGCAGGGGCTCGCGCACGCCGCTGACGTCTACGGCTACATCGACAGCAAGGGCGTGGCGCACTTCGCGTCGGAAAAGATCGACGAGCGCTACCAGGTCTTCTTTCGCCGCGGCCAGAGCTTCGACACCGCGCAGGGCCTGGCGCCGTTCGCGCGCGGCGGGCGCAAGCTCGACGGAAAGGTGCCGCAGGCCTCGCAGACCCTGCTGGCGCTGTTCGAAGCCTCGCCAAGCTACAAGACCGCCAAGGCCGCGCTGCGCGATGCGGCCAACAAGCATTCGATCGACTACGAATTGCTGCAGGCGCTGATTGCCACCGAATCGGGCTTCGATGCCCAGGCCGTTTCGCCCAAGGGCGCGATGGGGCTCATGCAGCTCATGCCGGCCACCGCGCAGCGCTATGGCGTCGCGGCCGACAAGCGCAGCACCATCGAGAAAAAGCTGTTCGATCCGCGCGTCAACATTGCCGCGGGCTCGCGCTACCTGCGCGACCTGATCGCGATGTTCCCGGGCCAGATCGAACTGGCGCTGGCTGCCTACAACGCAGGCGAAGGCGCGGTACAGCGCGCGGGCAACAAGATTCCCAACTACAAGGAAACGCAGAACTACGTGCAGACGGTGCTGCAGCTCTATGCCTACCTGAAGCCGTCGGCGGCGGGATCGTCGGCCGTGGCAGGCGGCAGCGGGCGCGGCGGCAAGACGCCGGGGCGCATCCGCATGGAGCTCACGGTGCCCAAGGGCGGCGCCCTGGGCCGTGGCAACATGCCGCCCGATTCGCCGGGCGCCATGCCGGCCATGCCCGATGCGCCCGAGTCATCGACGGTGCCGGACGGCGGTTCGGACACGCCGGTGTCCTGA
- a CDS encoding DNA topoisomerase IV subunit B, with the protein MATPPKTPPSSSSASSGYSEGSIRVLKGLEPVKQRPGMYTRTDNPLHVIQEVLDNAADEALAGHGKKIKVTLHADNSVSVEDDGRGIPFGLHPEEKAPVVELVYTRLHAGGKFDKGSGGAYSFSGGLHGVGVSVTNALSKRLEVTTHREGSVARLAFSGGDVIEPLQVRKLEAGERKQGTTVRAWPDAKYFETAALPMAELTHLLRSKAVLMPGVSVTLTVEKTKETQQWLYKGGLSDYLMQTLNGDPVIPLFEGSGHADKNADNFAEGEGADWCVAFTEDGQPVRESYVNLIPTSAGGTHESGLRDGLFTAVKGFIELHSLLPKGVKLLPEDVFARASYVLSAKVLDPQFQGQIKERLNSRDAVRLVSSFVRPALELWLNQHVDYGRRLAELAIKAAQTRQRAGQKVEKRKGSGVAVLPGKLTDCESKDTSHNEVFLVEGDSAGGSAKMGRDKESQAILPLRGKVLNTWEVERDRLFANTEIHDISVAVGVDPHGPADTPDMSGLRYGKICILSDADVDGSHIQVLLLTLFFRHFPKLIEAGHVYVAKPPLFRVDAPARGKKPASKVYALDEGELTATLDKLRKDGVREGAWSISRFKGLGEMSAEQLWETTLNPDTRRLMKVQLGRFDFSSTQGEITKLMGKGEAAARRELMELRADDVDIDV; encoded by the coding sequence ATGGCGACTCCCCCCAAGACTCCCCCCAGTTCATCGTCCGCGTCCTCCGGGTACTCGGAAGGTTCCATCCGCGTGCTCAAGGGCCTCGAGCCCGTGAAGCAGCGCCCGGGCATGTACACCCGGACCGACAACCCGCTGCACGTCATCCAGGAAGTGCTCGACAACGCCGCCGACGAGGCGCTGGCGGGCCATGGCAAGAAGATCAAGGTCACGCTGCATGCCGACAACTCGGTCAGCGTCGAGGACGACGGCCGCGGCATTCCCTTTGGCCTGCACCCCGAAGAAAAAGCCCCGGTGGTCGAGCTCGTGTACACCCGGCTGCACGCCGGCGGCAAGTTCGACAAGGGTTCGGGCGGCGCCTACAGCTTCTCGGGCGGCCTGCACGGCGTGGGCGTGTCGGTGACCAACGCGCTGTCGAAGCGCCTCGAAGTGACGACGCACCGCGAGGGTTCGGTCGCCAGGCTGGCCTTCAGCGGCGGCGACGTGATCGAGCCGCTGCAGGTGCGCAAGCTCGAGGCCGGCGAGCGCAAGCAGGGCACCACCGTGCGCGCCTGGCCCGACGCCAAGTATTTCGAGACCGCGGCGCTGCCGATGGCCGAGCTCACCCACCTGCTGCGCAGCAAGGCCGTGCTGATGCCGGGCGTGAGCGTCACGCTCACGGTCGAGAAGACCAAGGAAACGCAGCAGTGGCTCTACAAGGGCGGCCTGAGCGACTACCTCATGCAGACGCTCAACGGCGACCCCGTGATCCCGCTGTTCGAAGGCAGCGGCCATGCCGACAAGAACGCCGACAACTTTGCCGAGGGCGAGGGCGCCGACTGGTGCGTGGCCTTCACCGAAGACGGCCAGCCGGTGCGCGAGAGCTACGTCAACCTGATTCCCACCAGCGCCGGCGGCACGCACGAGAGCGGCCTGCGCGACGGCCTGTTCACCGCGGTGAAGGGCTTCATCGAATTGCATTCGCTGCTGCCCAAGGGCGTGAAGCTGCTGCCCGAGGACGTGTTCGCACGCGCCTCGTACGTGCTGAGCGCCAAGGTGCTCGACCCCCAGTTCCAGGGCCAGATCAAGGAGCGCCTCAATTCGCGCGATGCCGTGCGCCTGGTGTCGAGCTTCGTGCGCCCGGCGCTCGAGCTCTGGCTCAACCAGCACGTCGACTATGGACGCAGGCTCGCCGAACTCGCCATCAAGGCCGCGCAGACGCGCCAGCGTGCCGGCCAGAAGGTCGAGAAGCGCAAGGGCTCCGGCGTGGCCGTGCTGCCCGGCAAGCTGACCGATTGCGAGAGCAAGGACACCAGCCACAACGAAGTCTTCCTGGTCGAGGGCGATTCGGCCGGCGGCAGCGCCAAGATGGGCCGCGACAAGGAGAGCCAGGCCATCCTGCCGCTGCGCGGCAAGGTGCTCAACACCTGGGAGGTGGAGCGCGACCGGCTTTTTGCCAACACCGAAATCCACGACATCTCGGTGGCCGTGGGCGTCGATCCGCACGGCCCCGCCGACACGCCCGACATGAGCGGCCTGCGCTACGGCAAGATCTGCATCCTCTCCGATGCCGACGTGGACGGCTCGCACATCCAGGTGCTGCTGCTCACGCTGTTCTTCCGCCACTTTCCGAAACTCATCGAAGCCGGCCACGTGTATGTCGCAAAGCCGCCGCTGTTCCGCGTCGATGCGCCCGCGCGCGGCAAGAAGCCGGCTTCCAAGGTCTATGCGCTCGACGAGGGCGAACTCACGGCCACGCTCGATAAACTGCGCAAGGACGGCGTGCGCGAAGGCGCCTGGAGCATCAGCCGCTTCAAGGGCCTGGGCGAAATGAGCGCGGAACAATTGTGGGAAACCACACTCAATCCCGATACCCGGCGCCTGATGAAGGTCCAATTGGGGCGCTTCGACTTCAGCTCCACCCAGGGCGAGATCACCAAGCTCATGGGCAAGGGCGAGGCAGCCGCCCGGCGCGAACTGATGGAACTGCGCGCCGACGATGTCGATATCGATGTTTGA